The nucleotide sequence TGATCATTGAATAGGGTTCTGCATAGGGTCCCTATGCACCTGCATAACCCTGCTGCACATCCTCTGCAGCAGTCGCTATGCAACGTGTATAGATTACCTATACCTGCGCATTGTAGTGGGAATGGGAAAAGGGTAGCACTGGTACGCTTATCCGCCGGATTGGCTTAATATCCGATTCCAAGATGGTATCGATGTCCTTAGAAGTTGAGGCAGAGATCAGCTGCTCCCCACAACTCCTACAAACCTGTGCCGGTACTCCGTCGATCACGATTAAACGACCCTTGTAGTGGAAGTCAAGCTGGATTGTCTTTTCTTCCAGAATCCCGCCGCAAACCGGGCAGATATTTGCATCATTCATTCGGATGTCCCCCCTTACGCCTGATTTTATAGGCTATCCATTGTTTTTCATCCGGGAAGTAGAAGGTTATGATATCGCTAACCGGAGCCATGCTGCAAACTACGTGCAATGGCAGTCCACTTGGAGTATGCCCGTAGATAAGGCAGCTTGGGAAGGGCCTGTCATTAGGGTATTCCTCGATAATCTCCCCATTCAAGATAGCGGCTTCCATGTCCCCTGCTGTAATTCCTCGCTCCTTGGA is from Bacillota bacterium and encodes:
- a CDS encoding DUF4258 domain-containing protein, coding for MDIEKIRTKIREGSYRLTTHAAIRSKERGITAGDMEAAILNGEIIEEYPNDRPFPSCLIYGHTPSGLPLHVVCSMAPVSDIITFYFPDEKQWIAYKIRRKGGHPNE
- a CDS encoding type II toxin-antitoxin system MqsA family antitoxin — translated: MNDANICPVCGGILEEKTIQLDFHYKGRLIVIDGVPAQVCRSCGEQLISASTSKDIDTILESDIKPIRRISVPVLPFSHSHYNAQV